A stretch of the Nicotiana tabacum cultivar K326 chromosome 6, ASM71507v2, whole genome shotgun sequence genome encodes the following:
- the LOC142181798 gene encoding uncharacterized protein LOC142181798 encodes MDIGGAIQLLTQIVANQAQRQGTSDVHEMGSSRSREFLNMKPPIFTGSKKDEDPQNFIDDVQKIFRVMHATDTEAAELAAYQLKDVANTWYETWEESRGEDADPATWKDFADAFLEHFLPIEVLEAKALEFERLRQNDMSVNEYYLKFVSLAKYAPEMVREMRARVRRFVLGLSDDLFADANIAAQNNDMTIVST; translated from the coding sequence ATGGATATCGGGGGAGCTATCCAGTTGCTCACCCAGATTGTTGCTAATCAGGCTCAAAGGCAGGGAACAAGTGATGTTCATGAGATGGGTAGTTCCAGGTCTAGGGAATTCCTCAACATGAAACCTCCCATCTTCACAGGGTCCAAAAAGGATGAGGATCCGCAAAACTTCATTGATGATGTTCAGAAGATATTTCGAGTGATGCATGCTACAGACACTGAGGCAGCAGAGCTTGCTGCGTACCAGCTGAAGGATGTTGCCAACACGTGGTATGAAACATGGGAAGAGTCCCGAGGGGAGGATGCAGATCCTGCGACTTGGAAGGATTTTGCAGATGCGTTCCTTGAGCACTTTCTACCCATTGAGGTCTTGGAAGCTAAGGCTTTGGAGTTTGAGAGACTCAGACAGAATGATATGAGTGTGAATGAGTACTACCTCAAGTTCGTCTCTCTGGCCAAGTATGCTCCGGAAATGGTACGTGAAATGAGGGCCAGAGTTAGGCGTTTTGTGTTGGGGCTTTCAGATGATTTGTTTGCTGATGCTAATATAGCTGCTCAGAATAATGACATGaccattgtgagcacgtga